A stretch of [Clostridium] scindens DNA encodes these proteins:
- a CDS encoding HPr family phosphocarrier protein, translated as MKFNILLNSAEDALVLVDKVSKYDCDVELISGCHHVDAKSVMGVMGLGVKKELMLVVHDEPNDKIRHDLQKFMA; from the coding sequence ATGAAATTTAATATCTTACTAAATTCGGCGGAGGACGCATTGGTATTGGTGGATAAAGTGTCAAAATACGACTGTGATGTAGAATTGATCTCTGGATGCCATCATGTCGATGCCAAGTCTGTTATGGGAGTCATGGGACTGGGCGTTAAGAAAGAGCTGATGCTGGTGGTGCATGATGAGCCGAACGATAAGATAAGGCACGATCTGCAAAAATTTATGGCATAA
- a CDS encoding UDP-N-acetylglucosamine 1-carboxyvinyltransferase — MEQYIIKGGHPLVGEVEIGGAKNAALAILAAAIMTDETVLVDNLPDVNDINVLLDAISGIGANVHRVDRHTVKINGKGINDVNIEYDYIKKIRASYYLLGALLGKYKRAEVALPGGCNIGSRPIDQHIKGFRALGADVDIEYGKIMAEADRLVGKHIYFDVVSVGATINVMMAATMAEGLTIMENVAKEPHVVDVANFLNSMGANIRGAGTDVIKIRGVQRLHSTEYSVIPDQIEAGTFMFAAAATKGDVTVLNVIPKHLEATIAKLVEIGCEVEEFDDAVRVVSKGDLTSTHVKTLPYPGFPTDMQPQIGVTLALCQGTSTITESIFENRFKYLDELARMGANVKIEGNSATIEGVKKFTGARVSAPDLRAGAALCIAGLATDGITIVDDIVYIQRGYERFEDKLRGIGGIIEKVETEKDIQKFKLKVS; from the coding sequence ATGGAACAGTATATTATAAAAGGCGGCCATCCGCTGGTTGGAGAAGTAGAAATAGGCGGAGCAAAGAATGCCGCCCTGGCGATTCTTGCCGCAGCAATAATGACAGATGAGACAGTACTGGTTGATAACCTTCCGGACGTTAACGATATCAATGTACTGCTGGATGCCATATCAGGCATCGGCGCGAATGTACACCGGGTTGACCGGCATACCGTAAAGATTAATGGCAAAGGCATTAACGATGTTAACATAGAATACGACTATATCAAGAAGATCCGCGCATCCTATTATCTTCTGGGCGCCCTGCTTGGAAAGTATAAGAGGGCGGAAGTAGCGCTTCCGGGCGGATGTAATATTGGCAGCAGGCCGATAGACCAGCATATCAAGGGATTCCGTGCTTTGGGCGCGGATGTGGATATCGAGTATGGAAAGATTATGGCTGAAGCAGACCGTCTGGTGGGCAAGCATATATATTTTGACGTGGTAAGCGTTGGCGCTACCATCAATGTCATGATGGCCGCGACGATGGCAGAGGGACTCACCATCATGGAAAATGTGGCAAAAGAGCCGCATGTGGTAGACGTTGCCAATTTCCTCAACAGCATGGGGGCCAACATCAGAGGCGCGGGAACCGACGTGATCAAGATTCGCGGCGTGCAGCGCCTGCACAGTACGGAGTATTCTGTGATTCCGGATCAGATTGAGGCCGGGACATTCATGTTCGCGGCAGCGGCAACAAAGGGAGACGTAACCGTACTGAATGTTATTCCAAAGCATCTGGAGGCGACCATTGCGAAGCTGGTCGAGATCGGATGCGAAGTGGAAGAGTTTGATGATGCTGTCCGCGTGGTTTCCAAAGGAGACTTAACCAGCACGCATGTGAAGACGCTGCCTTATCCGGGATTCCCGACAGACATGCAGCCCCAGATCGGTGTGACGCTGGCTCTGTGCCAGGGGACAAGTACGATCACGGAGAGCATCTTCGAGAACCGGTTCAAGTATCTGGATGAACTGGCTAGAATGGGAGCCAACGTCAAGATTGAAGGCAACTCTGCAACGATCGAAGGCGTGAAGAAGTTTACAGGCGCAAGGGTGAGCGCGCCAGACTTGAGGGCAGGAGCTGCGCTCTGCATTGCAGGCCTTGCCACAGATGGAATCACGATCGTGGATGATATCGTATATATCCAGAGAGGATATGAAAGATTTGAAGATAAGCTTAGGGGTATCGGAGGAATCATCGAGAAGGTGGAGACGGAGAAAGATATCCAGAAGTTCAAATTGAAAGTGAGCTAG
- a CDS encoding response regulator transcription factor: MSKILIVEDEEAIADLEKDYLELSGFKVEVANDGETGLKKALGEEFDMFILDLMLPGIDGFEICRQIRDVKNTPIIMVSAKKDDIDKIRGLGLGADDYMTKPFSPSELVARVKAHLARYDRLTGSAVEANKVIEIRGLKIDTTARRVWVNEEERTFTTKEFDLLTFLASHPNHVYTKEELFREIWDMESIGDIATVTVHIKKIREKVEMDTSNPQYIETIWGVGYRFKV, from the coding sequence ATGAGTAAGATATTGATTGTAGAGGACGAAGAGGCGATTGCAGATCTGGAAAAGGATTATCTGGAATTGAGCGGATTCAAGGTGGAGGTTGCCAATGACGGCGAGACGGGGCTTAAGAAGGCGCTGGGCGAGGAGTTTGACATGTTTATCCTGGATCTTATGCTTCCAGGAATTGATGGATTCGAGATCTGCAGGCAGATCAGGGATGTAAAGAATACGCCTATTATCATGGTGTCCGCCAAGAAGGATGACATTGACAAGATCCGCGGCCTTGGGCTTGGAGCGGACGACTATATGACAAAGCCATTCAGTCCCAGCGAGCTGGTGGCCCGGGTGAAGGCTCATCTGGCCAGGTATGACCGCCTGACAGGAAGCGCGGTGGAGGCCAATAAGGTGATTGAGATCCGTGGCCTTAAGATTGATACTACGGCCCGGAGAGTGTGGGTAAATGAGGAAGAGAGGACGTTTACCACGAAGGAATTCGACCTGCTCACCTTCCTCGCCAGCCATCCAAACCATGTATATACGAAGGAAGAACTGTTCCGGGAGATATGGGACATGGAGTCCATCGGAGATATCGCTACGGTCACGGTACACATCAAGAAGATTCGGGAGAAGGTGGAGATGGATACCTCCAATCCTCAGTATATTGAGACGATATGGGGAGTGGGGTACCGGTTCAAGGTATAG
- a CDS encoding shikimate kinase, producing MDNIILIGMPAAGKSTIGVVIAKRLGYQFVDTDILIQEEEGKLLKDIIAEKGIDGFLEVEDRVNAKVDTWHTVISPGGSVVYCENAMKHYKEIGKIVYLQASFDTINKRLKNAKNRGVVLKEGQTLKGLYDERVRLFEKYADITVCEDGLKLEDTIQKVLETLGQE from the coding sequence ATGGATAATATCATATTGATTGGCATGCCAGCAGCGGGTAAAAGCACGATAGGCGTTGTAATCGCAAAACGCCTGGGATACCAGTTTGTGGATACAGATATTCTGATTCAGGAAGAAGAAGGAAAACTGCTGAAAGATATTATTGCGGAAAAGGGAATTGATGGTTTTCTGGAAGTGGAAGACCGTGTAAATGCGAAGGTAGATACGTGGCATACGGTAATATCGCCGGGAGGCAGCGTAGTATATTGCGAAAATGCCATGAAACATTATAAAGAGATTGGGAAAATAGTATATTTGCAGGCATCTTTTGACACAATAAATAAAAGGCTGAAGAATGCAAAAAACAGAGGCGTCGTGCTGAAAGAAGGCCAGACTTTGAAGGGGCTGTATGATGAAAGAGTGCGCCTTTTTGAGAAATATGCGGATATTACCGTCTGTGAAGACGGATTAAAGTTGGAAGATACGATCCAGAAGGTTCTGGAGACTCTCGGTCAAGAGTAA
- the metK gene encoding methionine adenosyltransferase, with protein MEKLLFTSESVTEGHPDKMCDQISDAILDALMEQDPMSRVACETCTTTGLVLVMGEITTNAYVDIQKIVRDTVREIGYTRGKFGFDADTCGVITAIDEQSSDIAMGVDKALEAKENKMSEEEIEAIGAGDQGMMFGYATDETPELMPYPIALAHKLARRLTEVRKNGTLPYLRPDGKTQVTVEYDEAGVPRRLDAVVLSTQHDPDISQEQIHEDIRKHVFEAVIPQGMIDGETKFFINPTGRFVIGGPHGDSGLTGRKIIVDTYGGMARHGGGAFSGKDCTKVDRSAAYAARYVAKNIVAAGIAKKCEIQLSYAIGVAHPTSIMADTFGTGRIDDEKLVEIIRENFDLRPAGIIKMLDLRRPLYKQTAAYGHFGRTDIDLPWEKLDKVEVLKKYL; from the coding sequence ATGGAAAAACTTTTATTTACGTCAGAATCAGTAACAGAAGGCCATCCGGACAAGATGTGCGACCAGATATCCGACGCCATCCTGGACGCGCTTATGGAGCAGGATCCTATGAGCCGTGTGGCATGCGAGACATGTACCACCACGGGCCTTGTGCTTGTCATGGGAGAGATCACCACCAACGCTTACGTAGACATCCAGAAGATCGTCAGGGATACGGTCAGGGAGATCGGATACACGAGAGGGAAGTTTGGGTTTGATGCGGATACCTGTGGCGTGATCACGGCCATCGACGAGCAGTCCTCAGATATTGCCATGGGCGTTGACAAGGCGCTGGAGGCAAAGGAAAATAAGATGTCTGAAGAAGAGATCGAGGCAATCGGCGCAGGAGATCAGGGCATGATGTTTGGCTACGCCACGGATGAGACCCCGGAACTGATGCCATACCCGATTGCCCTGGCGCACAAGCTGGCCAGAAGACTTACGGAAGTCAGGAAGAACGGAACCCTTCCCTACTTAAGGCCGGACGGCAAGACCCAGGTGACGGTAGAATACGACGAGGCGGGCGTGCCAAGACGTTTGGACGCGGTGGTGCTGTCGACCCAGCATGATCCGGATATCAGCCAGGAGCAGATTCATGAAGACATCAGGAAGCATGTTTTCGAAGCAGTGATTCCGCAGGGGATGATTGACGGGGAGACGAAGTTCTTTATCAATCCCACAGGCCGTTTTGTGATCGGCGGGCCCCATGGCGACAGCGGCCTTACAGGACGCAAGATCATCGTAGACACCTATGGCGGAATGGCCCGCCATGGAGGCGGGGCATTCTCCGGCAAGGACTGCACGAAGGTAGACCGTTCCGCAGCCTATGCTGCCCGCTATGTAGCCAAGAATATCGTGGCGGCAGGGATTGCCAAGAAATGCGAGATCCAGCTGTCCTATGCCATTGGCGTGGCACATCCGACCTCTATCATGGCAGATACCTTCGGAACCGGCAGAATTGACGATGAGAAACTGGTAGAGATCATCCGCGAGAACTTTGACCTGCGTCCGGCAGGCATCATCAAGATGCTGGATCTGAGACGTCCGCTGTATAAGCAGACGGCGGCGTATGGCCACTTCGGCCGTACGGACATCGACCTTCCGTGGGAGAAGCTTGATAAAGTGGAAGTACTGAAGAAGTATTTATAA
- a CDS encoding V-type ATP synthase subunit D codes for MASTQVTPTRMELTKTKKKLVTAVKGHKLLKDKRDELMRQFLDLVRENMELRLKVEAGIRSANKNFVIAKAGMDEATLNTALMAPKQEVNLEVGKKNVMSVNIPVFETKTRTADANDIYSYGFAFTSSDLDGAVKSLADILPDMLKLAETEKACQLMAVEIEKTRRRVNALEHVIIPEAQKNIKYITMKLDENERSSQIRLMKVKDMMLEEAHHYSERA; via the coding sequence ATGGCATCTACGCAGGTGACTCCTACCCGTATGGAGTTGACCAAGACAAAGAAAAAATTAGTCACTGCCGTCAAAGGCCATAAGCTTTTGAAAGATAAGCGTGACGAACTGATGCGCCAGTTCCTGGACCTGGTCCGTGAGAACATGGAACTGCGACTGAAAGTAGAAGCCGGAATCCGCTCTGCAAATAAGAATTTTGTCATAGCCAAGGCCGGAATGGACGAAGCTACGCTGAATACAGCGCTAATGGCGCCAAAGCAGGAAGTAAACCTTGAGGTAGGCAAGAAGAATGTCATGAGTGTCAATATCCCGGTCTTTGAGACGAAGACCAGGACGGCGGACGCCAATGACATCTACTCTTACGGCTTCGCGTTTACCTCCAGCGATCTGGACGGCGCCGTAAAGTCACTGGCAGATATTCTGCCGGATATGCTGAAACTTGCGGAGACGGAAAAAGCGTGCCAGCTTATGGCAGTCGAAATCGAGAAGACGAGACGCCGTGTAAATGCGCTGGAACACGTTATTATTCCGGAAGCACAGAAAAACATCAAGTATATTACGATGAAGCTGGATGAGAACGAGAGAAGTTCCCAGATTCGTCTGATGAAAGTAAAAGATATGATGCTTGAAGAGGCGCATCATTACAGTGAGAGAGCCTGA
- the grdG gene encoding sarcosine reductase complex component B subunit alpha, which produces MKLELGKIFIHDVQFADRTYVEKGTLYVCRQEIIDLVLADDRLVSAEVELARPGESIRIAPVKDVIEPRVKVDGSGGIFPGIINKVKQVGEGRTHALVGAAVVTSGRIVGFQEGIIDMAGETAKYTPFSKTNNVCVIFHAKDGIDAHEHETAGRLAGLKVAAYIGEAARELVPDEIATYETRPYLEQAAQYPDLPKVGYIHMLQSQGLLHDTYYYGVDAKKFIPTFMYPTEIMDGAIVSGNCVAPCDKVTTFHHLNNPVIEDLYKHHGKDLNFIGVILTNENVFLADKERSSDMVGKLVEFLGLDGVIITEEGYGNPDTDLMMNCKKATLAGAKVVLITDEFPGRDGKSQSLADVVPEADTVVSCGQGNIIIHFPPMEKVIGTLDYVETMIGGFEGSMKPDGSIEAELQIIIASTIANGYNHLTARTY; this is translated from the coding sequence TTGAAACTGGAATTGGGAAAGATATTTATCCATGATGTTCAGTTTGCTGACCGGACATATGTGGAGAAGGGGACACTCTATGTCTGCCGGCAGGAGATCATCGATCTGGTACTTGCGGATGACCGTCTGGTATCGGCGGAAGTAGAACTGGCGAGACCCGGGGAATCGATACGGATTGCTCCGGTGAAGGACGTGATCGAGCCCCGGGTGAAGGTTGACGGAAGTGGCGGCATATTCCCGGGAATCATCAATAAGGTAAAGCAGGTAGGAGAGGGCAGGACCCATGCCCTGGTTGGCGCGGCGGTCGTGACTTCGGGAAGGATCGTGGGATTCCAGGAAGGAATCATCGATATGGCGGGAGAGACGGCAAAGTACACGCCGTTTTCCAAGACCAACAACGTGTGCGTCATCTTCCATGCCAAGGATGGAATCGATGCCCATGAGCATGAGACGGCAGGAAGGCTTGCAGGGCTTAAAGTAGCAGCCTACATAGGGGAGGCGGCAAGGGAACTTGTCCCGGATGAGATCGCAACTTACGAGACCCGGCCCTATTTGGAACAGGCGGCGCAGTATCCGGATCTGCCTAAGGTGGGATATATCCATATGCTGCAGTCGCAAGGACTTCTCCATGATACCTATTATTATGGCGTGGATGCCAAGAAGTTCATCCCTACCTTCATGTACCCCACGGAGATCATGGACGGCGCTATCGTGAGCGGCAACTGCGTGGCACCTTGTGACAAGGTGACCACCTTCCATCACCTGAATAATCCGGTGATTGAGGACCTGTATAAACACCATGGGAAAGACCTGAATTTTATCGGAGTCATACTGACCAACGAAAATGTATTTCTGGCAGATAAGGAGCGGTCTTCGGATATGGTCGGGAAACTGGTAGAATTCCTGGGGCTGGACGGGGTGATCATTACAGAAGAAGGATATGGCAACCCGGATACGGATTTGATGATGAACTGTAAGAAGGCCACGCTGGCAGGAGCAAAGGTCGTGCTGATCACCGACGAGTTCCCGGGACGGGACGGAAAGTCCCAGTCGCTGGCGGACGTGGTGCCGGAGGCGGATACGGTAGTATCCTGCGGGCAGGGCAATATCATCATCCACTTCCCGCCGATGGAGAAGGTAATCGGGACTTTGGACTATGTGGAAACTATGATCGGGGGATTTGAAGGTAGCATGAAGCCGGATGGGAGCATTGAGGCAGAACTGCAGATTATCATCGCATCCACCATTGCCAACGGATACAATCATCTGACGGCGCGCACGTATTAG
- the grdF gene encoding sarcosine reductase complex component B subunit beta: MSKIKIVHYINNFFAGAGGEEAAGMKPEFHEGAIGPGLAFAKEFGDGYEIAATIVCGDNYFGEHLEEAKEEILKMMEPVGPQLFIAGPAFNAGRYGVACGTIAKAVEARFGIPVITGMYQENPGADMFKKDVIIVKTKNSAAGMRDAVPVMKRLGEKLINGEEIFGPEIEGYLERGIRVNYFHEKRGSERAVELLVKKMKGEECVTEYPMPVFDRIPPNPPVADVGKIKIAVVTSGGIVPQGNPDHIESSSATKYGIYSIKGMDHMDKKDFMTIHGGYDRAFVTEDPDLVVPLDVLREMEQEGVIGELADYFITTTGTGTSTGNAKAFGEDFVKKLLDDHIGAVILTSTUGTCTRCGATMVKEIERAGIPVVHIATVVPISLTIGANRIVPAVGIPYPLGDPGRGEEASKKIRRELVERALKALMTPVEDQTVFE; the protein is encoded by the coding sequence ATGTCTAAAATAAAAATTGTCCATTATATCAATAACTTCTTTGCAGGCGCAGGCGGCGAGGAAGCGGCAGGCATGAAGCCCGAATTCCATGAAGGCGCGATCGGTCCGGGCCTTGCATTTGCGAAGGAATTTGGCGATGGATATGAGATCGCCGCCACGATCGTCTGTGGAGACAACTATTTTGGCGAGCATCTGGAAGAGGCGAAGGAAGAGATCCTTAAGATGATGGAGCCGGTAGGCCCTCAGCTATTTATCGCAGGTCCGGCTTTCAATGCCGGGCGATACGGCGTGGCATGTGGAACTATCGCCAAGGCGGTAGAAGCGCGGTTTGGAATTCCGGTCATCACAGGAATGTACCAGGAAAACCCCGGAGCTGACATGTTCAAGAAGGATGTAATTATTGTAAAGACCAAGAACTCAGCGGCAGGAATGCGTGACGCAGTGCCGGTAATGAAAAGGCTTGGCGAGAAATTGATCAACGGAGAAGAGATTTTCGGGCCGGAAATAGAAGGATATCTGGAACGGGGAATCCGTGTCAACTATTTCCACGAGAAGAGAGGGTCTGAGCGGGCGGTAGAACTACTGGTCAAGAAGATGAAAGGCGAGGAATGCGTTACCGAGTATCCGATGCCCGTATTTGACCGGATACCGCCGAATCCTCCGGTTGCTGACGTAGGAAAGATCAAGATCGCAGTGGTCACCTCCGGCGGAATCGTTCCCCAAGGCAATCCTGACCATATAGAGTCATCCAGCGCCACCAAGTATGGAATCTACAGCATCAAGGGCATGGATCATATGGACAAGAAAGACTTCATGACCATCCATGGCGGCTATGATCGGGCATTCGTAACCGAAGACCCGGATCTGGTAGTGCCGCTGGACGTACTGCGGGAGATGGAACAGGAAGGCGTGATCGGAGAACTTGCGGATTACTTCATTACCACTACCGGTACCGGAACCTCTACGGGAAATGCAAAGGCATTCGGAGAGGACTTTGTAAAGAAACTGCTGGATGACCACATTGGGGCGGTAATTCTGACCTCCACCTGAGGCACCTGCACTCGTTGCGGCGCAACAATGGTGAAGGAAATCGAGCGGGCAGGCATTCCGGTAGTACATATTGCGACGGTAGTGCCCATCTCCCTTACGATCGGAGCTAACCGTATCGTTCCGGCAGTGGGAATCCCATATCCTCTCGGCGATCCGGGCAGGGGAGAAGAGGCCAGCAAGAAGATCCGCCGGGAACTTGTGGAGCGGGCGCTTAAAGCGCTTATGACGCCGGTGGAAGACCAGACTGTATTTGAATAA
- a CDS encoding sensor histidine kinase produces the protein MKLKTRLSIAFLTLILIPIVLTVTMVCLLGRYQISAIEKTYEISGTTVKSFSNSVLVMSRLTEKPYHELSKMAKTNPQEMEDATCLEEFNQKLEEKKAYLLVRKEGTIIYVGTDMEEANHVIGQLPDYGESENTSENGIYLGGEAQALIKQVDFHYSDGQEGSAFIVTDVSNMIPEVEEFFVDMVFGIIIVLILTAALLIFWIYRAIMRPLGKMQVAAKNIRDGNLDFELEPESEDELGSLCQDLEQMRCRLKDNAEEKIKFDRENKELISNISHDLKTPVTAIKGYAEGIMDGVADTPEKMERYIRTIYNKANEMDTLINELTLYTKIDTNRIPYNFNTLSVNAYFDDCAEDLSIELESKNVEFGYFNYVEGSVKVIADAEQIKRVIHNIVNNSLKYMDKPKGKINLRVKDVGDFIQVELEDNGKGIAAKDLPNIFDRFYRTDASRNSSKGGSGIGLSIVKKIIEEHGGKIWATSREEAGTTMYFVLRKYQEVPIS, from the coding sequence ATGAAGTTAAAGACAAGATTAAGCATCGCTTTTCTGACGCTTATTTTAATTCCAATTGTTCTGACCGTCACGATGGTTTGCCTGCTGGGACGGTATCAGATCAGTGCTATAGAAAAAACATATGAAATTTCGGGAACTACGGTAAAGAGTTTCTCCAATTCGGTTCTTGTGATGTCCAGGCTGACAGAGAAGCCATACCATGAACTGTCCAAGATGGCAAAGACGAATCCTCAGGAGATGGAAGATGCCACCTGCCTGGAAGAATTCAACCAGAAGCTGGAGGAGAAGAAGGCGTACCTGCTGGTTCGCAAGGAAGGCACGATTATCTATGTGGGAACGGATATGGAAGAGGCCAACCATGTGATCGGACAGCTTCCAGATTATGGGGAATCGGAGAATACCTCGGAAAATGGGATTTATCTGGGAGGAGAAGCCCAGGCGCTCATCAAGCAGGTGGATTTCCATTATTCAGACGGCCAGGAAGGGAGTGCCTTCATCGTCACGGATGTGAGCAACATGATTCCAGAAGTGGAAGAATTCTTTGTGGATATGGTATTTGGGATCATCATCGTGCTGATACTTACGGCCGCCTTGCTGATATTCTGGATTTACCGGGCGATCATGCGGCCGCTGGGGAAGATGCAGGTGGCGGCTAAGAATATCCGGGACGGGAATCTGGACTTTGAGTTGGAACCGGAATCCGAAGACGAGCTTGGAAGCCTATGCCAGGATCTGGAACAGATGCGCTGCAGGCTGAAGGATAATGCAGAAGAAAAGATCAAATTCGACCGGGAGAACAAGGAACTGATCAGCAACATCTCCCATGACCTGAAGACGCCGGTGACGGCGATCAAAGGCTATGCGGAGGGAATCATGGACGGGGTGGCGGATACGCCGGAAAAGATGGAAAGATATATCCGTACCATTTATAATAAAGCCAATGAGATGGACACGCTGATCAATGAGCTGACTCTCTATACCAAGATTGACACCAACAGGATACCCTATAACTTTAATACACTGTCGGTAAATGCCTATTTTGACGACTGCGCGGAAGATCTTTCCATAGAGCTGGAGTCAAAGAATGTGGAGTTCGGGTATTTCAATTATGTGGAAGGCAGCGTCAAGGTCATCGCGGATGCGGAGCAGATTAAGAGAGTCATCCACAATATTGTAAATAATTCCCTGAAGTATATGGATAAGCCAAAAGGGAAGATTAATCTCAGGGTGAAAGACGTAGGAGACTTCATACAGGTGGAACTGGAAGACAATGGAAAAGGGATCGCCGCCAAGGATCTGCCCAATATATTCGACAGGTTCTACCGGACGGATGCCTCCCGGAATTCTTCCAAAGGAGGAAGCGGCATAGGGCTTTCCATCGTCAAGAAGATTATAGAGGAGCATGGCGGCAAGATATGGGCAACCAGCAGGGAAGAGGCTGGAACGACCATGTATTTTGTCTTAAGAAAATATCAGGAGGTGCCGATTTCATGA
- a CDS encoding MFS transporter: MKKGKNRYAVLAIASIVNFVHGNPYIWTVFQPYVRKEYGLSLAASSQPFTIIIGIFALGNMLGGYLQHKIGAKKTILAGSLVMCLGFFLAAVAPSHMPWLISLGYGALGGLGSGCAFSMLVAVPQGWFPDKRGLVTGITVGVIGISGVLMNPLCDSILASYGYRTAMLLVTAVYAVLCLGAFFIEEAPEELASQGSVLAKTDGSTKPEAGTKPEGGAEAAVQRQYTTREMMHTKVFYAIAITMALAVPAYVLVNPLMKSLGMERGLTSAQALAGVMIASFANIIGRFAMPWLSDRTGRKAVIRVMYVLAMVSVVGLIAARGGLFILLISIVCLVYGGVVSVFPVLVSDHFGMKYQGMNFGAVMLGYGLISILCPYLLDVAGLNTSFLIAGIACAAGVWGTRYF; the protein is encoded by the coding sequence ATGAAGAAGGGTAAGAACAGGTATGCAGTTCTGGCGATTGCTTCCATTGTGAACTTCGTGCATGGCAACCCTTACATATGGACGGTATTCCAGCCCTATGTAAGGAAAGAGTACGGTCTGTCCCTGGCCGCTTCCAGCCAGCCGTTCACGATCATTATCGGGATATTTGCTCTTGGAAACATGCTGGGAGGGTACTTGCAGCATAAGATAGGGGCGAAGAAGACGATCCTTGCAGGAAGCCTTGTGATGTGCCTGGGATTCTTTCTGGCCGCGGTAGCGCCAAGTCATATGCCTTGGCTTATATCGCTGGGATATGGCGCTTTAGGAGGCCTGGGATCGGGCTGTGCGTTCAGCATGCTGGTGGCGGTGCCCCAGGGCTGGTTTCCGGACAAGCGTGGGCTGGTCACGGGAATTACAGTAGGAGTCATCGGAATCTCAGGCGTGCTGATGAATCCATTGTGCGATTCCATCCTTGCGTCATATGGGTACCGGACTGCCATGCTGCTGGTGACGGCAGTCTATGCGGTTCTCTGCCTGGGCGCCTTCTTTATCGAGGAAGCCCCGGAAGAGCTGGCAAGCCAGGGCAGCGTGCTGGCGAAGACGGATGGGAGCACAAAGCCGGAAGCAGGCACAAAGCCTGAGGGAGGCGCAGAGGCTGCGGTCCAGAGGCAGTATACGACCCGGGAAATGATGCATACCAAAGTATTCTATGCCATTGCCATCACCATGGCCCTAGCGGTTCCGGCATACGTGCTGGTCAATCCTCTGATGAAGTCCCTGGGAATGGAGAGAGGGCTTACCAGCGCGCAAGCGCTGGCTGGCGTCATGATCGCGTCCTTTGCCAATATCATCGGTCGGTTTGCCATGCCCTGGCTGTCGGATCGGACCGGGCGCAAGGCGGTGATCCGGGTCATGTATGTGCTGGCTATGGTATCCGTGGTGGGGCTGATTGCTGCTAGAGGAGGCCTGTTCATCCTGCTGATCTCCATCGTATGCCTGGTGTATGGAGGCGTGGTCAGCGTATTTCCGGTACTGGTATCGGATCATTTCGGAATGAAGTATCAAGGCATGAACTTCGGGGCGGTCATGCTGGGCTATGGCCTGATATCCATTCTGTGCCCGTATCTGTTAGACGTTGCGGGGCTTAATACTTCATTTCTCATCGCCGGGATCGCGTGTGCAGCAGGAGTGTGGGGAACCAGGTACTTTTAA